One part of the Anaeromyxobacter sp. Fw109-5 genome encodes these proteins:
- a CDS encoding NADH-quinone oxidoreductase subunit B has protein sequence MASELDNLPVITTRREEAQGFLQGLVSKGLGWARKYSLFQYPFVTACCGMEFMTVASARYDLDRFGAALPRFSPRQADLLIVVGTVNCKQAPILRRVYEQIAEPKWVVAFGVCASSGGFYDNYATVQGIDRIVPVDVYIPGCPPRPEQVLDGIMLLQQKIQGQQHKLIDRKPLPVVGQEPISR, from the coding sequence ATGGCATCCGAGTTGGACAACCTCCCCGTCATCACCACCCGCCGGGAAGAGGCGCAGGGTTTCCTTCAGGGGCTCGTCTCCAAGGGCCTCGGGTGGGCGAGGAAGTACTCGCTCTTCCAGTATCCGTTCGTCACCGCCTGCTGCGGCATGGAGTTCATGACCGTCGCGTCGGCGCGCTACGACCTCGATCGCTTCGGCGCCGCGCTGCCGCGGTTCTCGCCGCGCCAGGCGGACCTCCTCATCGTGGTCGGCACCGTCAACTGCAAGCAGGCGCCGATCCTCCGGCGCGTGTACGAGCAGATCGCCGAGCCGAAGTGGGTCGTCGCGTTCGGCGTCTGCGCGTCGTCGGGCGGCTTCTACGACAACTACGCGACCGTGCAGGGCATCGATCGGATCGTCCCGGTGGACGTGTACATCCCGGGCTGCCCGCCGAGGCCGGAGCAGGTGCTCGACGGCATCATGCTGCTGCAGCAGAAGATCCAGGGTCAGCAGCACAAGCTCATCGACCGCAAGCCTCTGCCCGTGGTCGGCCAGGAGCCGATCTCGCGCTGA
- a CDS encoding NADH-quinone oxidoreductase subunit C, translating into MSKAVIDALVERFPDAVYDPYVGVGGDDCAFVKKDRIVDVCRFLKSDPGMLFDMAPYITAVDYLGQEPRFEVVYNLLSLKTNRRARLRVKVPEQDAVVPSVTGLWRGADWFERYCFDMYGIRFTGHPDMRRLLMYDEFVGHPLRKDYPLKGRQPLVQEREVRDIVRGPGPATRD; encoded by the coding sequence ATGTCGAAGGCCGTGATCGACGCGCTCGTCGAGCGCTTCCCAGATGCCGTGTACGACCCCTACGTGGGCGTGGGCGGTGACGACTGCGCGTTCGTGAAGAAGGACCGCATCGTCGACGTGTGCCGCTTCCTGAAGAGCGATCCCGGCATGCTCTTCGACATGGCGCCGTACATCACCGCGGTGGACTACCTCGGCCAGGAGCCCCGGTTCGAGGTCGTCTACAACCTCCTCTCGCTGAAGACGAACCGGCGCGCTCGCCTGCGAGTGAAGGTGCCGGAGCAGGACGCGGTCGTGCCGAGCGTCACCGGGCTGTGGCGCGGCGCCGACTGGTTCGAGCGCTACTGCTTCGACATGTACGGCATCCGCTTCACCGGTCATCCGGACATGCGGCGGCTGCTCATGTACGACGAGTTCGTCGGGCACCCGCTGCGCAAGGACTATCCGCTCAAGGGACGGCAGCCGCTCGTGCAGGAGCGCGAGGTCCGCGACATCGTGCGCGGCCCCGGCCCCGCGACCCGCGACTAG
- a CDS encoding NADH-quinone oxidoreductase subunit D has translation MNDHKGLGGLDTEATPGSFGAGEPPRALGQAGLAAENELDAPLASKLMTVNLGPSHPAMHGVTRAVVELDGEMIRSMKLDIGFLHRGFEKSCENVTWTQCFPYTDRLNYVSSIMNNVGFALAVEKLCKLDVPERAKYLRVVTSEIHRICDHLTLVGAMAMELGAMTVFLYAIEARDIIYDRLAELCGARLTSNYGRIGGVARDTPDGWIEKTEKTLDRVKGYVDEIDQLVSRNRIFIDRTRGTGVVPRADAIELGFTGPCLRASGEPYDLRKAAPYLVYDRIDFDIPVGTNGDNFDRFQMRMEEMRQSDRIIRQCFAQMEPGEIAVQDFRYVLPPKPLVYGTIEGLMAHFKIIMEGIQVPAGEAYGYTEAANGELGFYVVSDGGGRPYKLGLRAPGWPMLAALPFMSVGSLLSDLIPTFDSINMIGGEVEQ, from the coding sequence GTGAACGATCACAAGGGGCTTGGGGGGCTCGACACGGAGGCGACGCCGGGCAGCTTCGGCGCCGGTGAGCCGCCGCGGGCGCTCGGGCAGGCCGGCCTGGCCGCCGAGAACGAGCTCGACGCGCCGCTGGCGTCGAAGCTCATGACGGTGAACCTCGGTCCTTCGCACCCCGCGATGCACGGCGTGACGCGGGCGGTGGTCGAGCTCGACGGCGAGATGATCCGCTCGATGAAGCTCGACATCGGCTTCCTCCACCGCGGGTTCGAGAAGAGCTGCGAGAACGTGACGTGGACGCAGTGCTTCCCTTACACGGACCGGCTCAACTACGTCTCGTCCATCATGAACAACGTGGGCTTCGCCCTCGCCGTCGAGAAGCTGTGCAAGCTCGACGTCCCCGAGCGGGCGAAGTACCTGCGCGTCGTGACCTCCGAGATCCACCGCATCTGCGACCACCTGACGCTGGTGGGGGCGATGGCGATGGAGCTCGGCGCGATGACCGTGTTCCTCTACGCCATCGAGGCGCGCGACATCATCTACGACCGGCTCGCCGAGCTGTGCGGCGCGCGGCTCACCTCGAACTACGGCCGCATCGGCGGCGTCGCGCGCGACACGCCCGACGGCTGGATCGAGAAGACGGAGAAGACGCTCGACCGCGTGAAGGGCTACGTCGACGAGATCGACCAGCTCGTCAGCCGCAACCGCATCTTCATCGACCGCACGCGCGGGACCGGCGTCGTGCCGCGCGCGGACGCGATCGAGCTCGGCTTCACCGGCCCGTGCCTGCGCGCGTCGGGCGAGCCGTACGACCTCCGCAAGGCGGCGCCGTACCTCGTCTACGACCGCATCGACTTCGACATCCCCGTGGGCACGAACGGCGACAACTTCGACCGCTTCCAGATGCGCATGGAGGAGATGCGGCAGTCGGATCGCATCATCCGCCAGTGCTTCGCGCAGATGGAGCCGGGCGAGATCGCGGTGCAGGACTTCCGCTACGTGCTGCCGCCGAAGCCGCTCGTGTACGGGACGATCGAGGGCCTCATGGCCCACTTCAAGATCATCATGGAGGGGATCCAGGTCCCCGCCGGCGAGGCGTACGGCTACACCGAGGCCGCCAACGGCGAGCTCGGCTTCTACGTCGTCTCGGACGGCGGCGGGCGCCCGTACAAGCTGGGCCTGCGCGCCCCCGGCTGGCCGATGCTGGCGGCGCTGCCGTTCATGTCGGTGGGGTCGCTCCTGTCCGACCTCATCCCGACGTTCGACAGCATCAACATGATCGGCGGCGAGGTCGAGCAGTAG
- a CDS encoding 2Fe-2S iron-sulfur cluster-binding protein produces MADEKKPDSAPAQPERSGAAGAAEPKAAPPKPPPGPPAPPPPKNPGMVTATIDGREVVAKPGTTVIEAAKALGIEIPYYCYHKRLSIAANCRMCLVEMSNAPGGKLVPACQMPIAEGVTVKTDTPRVKDQTRATLEFLLLNHPVDCAICDQAGECKLQDYYMKYDRQPSRLDVPKVTKGKRVVLGPTVVLDQERCILCTRCVRFMREVAKAPQLGVAERGNESFITTFPGQPLDSKYAGNVVDICPVGALTSTDFRFRGRVWFMSAARSVCTGCARGCNTFLDYLNDTTYRYRPRENEAVNQEWMCDDGRRSYKYLNAERVLVAREGRGAQAKALGRDAALERAAAALAPHARAGSLAVLLSPVASLEDLLAAAAVAKEALGVAEVFVGGRRDGWQDDFLKRADENPNRRGLELVAQALGLAVRPFGDLAAAVAAGKVRAVWAVGTEVPDAAAAAALEGAEVLVAQAYDDDPVAKQATVLLPASPHSESDGTFVNFEGRAQRFELAYYPRGDSRPHWLLASELGRALGLRYRFATARDVFLELGPRLGTTLGDFRWDSLPSTGRRPGIVPLAAGTVDGRLPGYRDRVPPETSEDARRALARTI; encoded by the coding sequence ATGGCCGACGAGAAGAAGCCCGACTCCGCGCCCGCTCAGCCTGAGCGTAGCGGCGCCGCAGGCGCCGCGGAGCCGAAGGCCGCGCCGCCGAAGCCTCCCCCCGGCCCGCCCGCGCCGCCGCCGCCGAAGAACCCAGGAATGGTCACGGCGACCATCGACGGGCGCGAGGTGGTCGCGAAGCCCGGGACGACCGTGATCGAGGCCGCGAAGGCGCTCGGGATCGAGATCCCGTACTACTGCTACCACAAGCGCCTCTCCATCGCGGCGAACTGCCGGATGTGCCTCGTGGAGATGTCGAACGCGCCCGGCGGCAAGCTCGTGCCGGCGTGCCAGATGCCGATCGCCGAGGGCGTGACGGTGAAGACCGACACGCCGCGCGTGAAGGACCAGACGCGCGCCACCCTCGAGTTCCTGCTGCTGAACCACCCGGTGGACTGCGCGATCTGCGATCAGGCCGGCGAGTGCAAGCTGCAGGATTACTACATGAAGTACGACCGGCAGCCGTCGCGCCTCGACGTGCCGAAGGTCACGAAGGGCAAGCGGGTCGTGCTCGGCCCGACGGTCGTGCTGGACCAGGAGCGCTGCATCCTCTGCACGCGCTGCGTCCGCTTCATGCGCGAGGTCGCCAAGGCGCCGCAGCTCGGCGTGGCGGAGCGCGGCAACGAGAGCTTCATCACCACCTTCCCCGGCCAGCCCCTCGACTCGAAGTACGCCGGCAACGTGGTGGACATCTGCCCGGTCGGCGCGCTGACCTCGACGGACTTCCGCTTCCGCGGCCGCGTCTGGTTCATGAGCGCGGCGCGGTCCGTGTGCACCGGCTGCGCGCGCGGCTGCAACACGTTCCTCGACTACCTGAACGACACGACGTACCGCTACCGCCCCCGCGAGAACGAGGCCGTCAACCAGGAGTGGATGTGCGACGACGGGCGGCGCTCGTACAAGTACCTGAACGCCGAGCGCGTGCTCGTGGCGCGCGAGGGGCGCGGCGCGCAGGCGAAGGCGCTCGGCCGTGACGCCGCCCTGGAGCGCGCCGCGGCCGCCCTCGCGCCCCACGCGCGCGCCGGGAGCCTGGCGGTGCTCCTCTCGCCGGTCGCGTCGCTCGAGGATCTGCTCGCCGCTGCGGCCGTCGCGAAGGAGGCGCTGGGCGTCGCGGAGGTCTTCGTGGGCGGGCGCCGCGACGGCTGGCAGGACGACTTCCTGAAGCGCGCCGACGAGAACCCGAACCGCCGCGGGCTCGAGCTGGTGGCCCAGGCGCTCGGCCTCGCGGTGCGGCCGTTCGGCGATCTCGCCGCGGCGGTCGCGGCCGGCAAGGTCCGCGCCGTGTGGGCGGTCGGGACCGAGGTCCCCGACGCCGCCGCGGCCGCGGCGCTCGAGGGCGCCGAGGTGCTGGTGGCGCAGGCGTACGACGACGATCCGGTCGCGAAGCAGGCGACGGTGCTCCTCCCGGCCTCGCCGCACTCGGAGTCGGACGGCACGTTCGTCAACTTCGAGGGGCGGGCGCAGCGGTTCGAGCTCGCGTACTACCCGCGCGGCGACTCCCGCCCGCACTGGCTGCTCGCGTCCGAGCTGGGCCGCGCGCTGGGGCTCCGCTACCGGTTCGCCACGGCCCGCGACGTGTTCCTCGAGCTGGGGCCGAGGCTCGGGACCACGCTGGGAGACTTCCGCTGGGACTCGCTGCCCTCGACGGGCCGGCGCCCGGGCATCGTCCCGCTCGCCGCCGGCACGGTGGATGGGCGGCTCCCCGGCTACCGCGACCGCGTTCCGCCCGAGACGTCCGAGGACGCCCGCCGCGCGCTCGCGCGCACGATCTAG
- a CDS encoding complex I subunit 1 family protein produces MNRLIGMVVLIGALLAGLAGLSALFYLAAGGLAYVFAEYLGLPPAFGAAIANVLTLMLVVMMVSGSLLTVAERKWSAMIQNRIGANRIRVMGSALGGIPFLAADALKMLTKESAEPRGRTRVLFELAPALAFAPVFALFAIIPVGPSIPLGSLVDGAAGALGSAGVALQVASIDAGLLYIFAISSLAVYGTSLAGWASNNKLGLLGGVRASSQMMSYEVSLGLSLVGTMLAYRTLRLEEMVAAQGAPVLGPVPAIGLLLQPIGFFIFFASAFAETKRAPFDLPEGESEIVGYFVEYSGMRFGLMFLGEFVEIVVLSAVVTAVFLGGWHPLVVSTEWLRQTLTPLWFGAICAASFLAKMIVLMWLQLTIRWLLPRFRYDQIQKLCWKILLPAAIVNIFITAAALLVDPSMRLLAWIGVATLVIVGAITAAVGRAPAREEHGAAHGHAVAGH; encoded by the coding sequence GTGAACCGTCTCATCGGGATGGTGGTGCTCATCGGCGCGCTGCTGGCCGGCCTCGCCGGGCTGTCGGCCCTGTTCTACCTGGCCGCGGGCGGCCTCGCGTACGTCTTCGCGGAGTACCTCGGCCTGCCGCCGGCGTTCGGCGCGGCGATCGCGAACGTCCTCACGCTGATGCTGGTCGTGATGATGGTGTCGGGCTCGCTCCTCACGGTCGCCGAGCGCAAGTGGTCGGCGATGATCCAGAACCGCATCGGCGCGAACCGCATCCGCGTGATGGGCTCGGCGCTCGGCGGGATCCCGTTCCTCGCCGCCGACGCGCTCAAGATGCTGACGAAGGAGAGCGCGGAGCCGCGGGGCCGCACGCGCGTCCTCTTCGAGCTCGCGCCGGCGCTCGCGTTCGCGCCGGTCTTCGCGCTCTTCGCCATCATCCCGGTCGGCCCGTCGATCCCGCTCGGCAGCCTCGTGGACGGGGCGGCCGGGGCGCTCGGGAGCGCCGGCGTGGCGCTGCAGGTGGCCTCGATCGACGCGGGCCTCCTCTACATCTTCGCCATCTCGTCGCTGGCGGTGTACGGCACGTCGCTCGCCGGCTGGGCGTCGAACAACAAGCTCGGCCTCCTCGGCGGCGTCCGCGCGTCCTCGCAGATGATGAGCTACGAGGTCTCGCTCGGCCTCTCGCTCGTCGGCACCATGCTCGCGTACCGCACGCTGCGGCTCGAGGAGATGGTCGCGGCGCAGGGCGCGCCGGTGCTCGGCCCCGTCCCCGCCATCGGGCTGCTCCTCCAGCCCATCGGGTTCTTCATCTTCTTCGCGAGCGCCTTCGCCGAGACGAAGCGCGCGCCGTTCGACCTCCCCGAGGGGGAGAGCGAGATCGTCGGGTACTTCGTCGAGTACTCGGGCATGAGGTTCGGCCTCATGTTCCTCGGCGAGTTCGTCGAGATCGTGGTGCTGTCGGCCGTCGTCACCGCCGTCTTCCTCGGCGGGTGGCACCCGCTCGTCGTGTCGACCGAGTGGCTGAGGCAGACGCTGACGCCGCTCTGGTTCGGGGCGATCTGCGCCGCGTCCTTCCTCGCGAAGATGATCGTGCTGATGTGGCTGCAGCTCACCATCCGCTGGCTGCTGCCGCGCTTCCGCTACGACCAGATCCAAAAGCTGTGCTGGAAGATCCTGCTCCCGGCCGCGATCGTGAACATCTTCATCACCGCCGCCGCGCTGCTCGTCGATCCCTCGATGCGGCTCCTCGCCTGGATCGGCGTGGCGACGCTCGTCATCGTCGGCGCCATCACCGCCGCGGTCGGCCGCGCTCCCGCCCGGGAGGAGCACGGCGCCGCCCACGGTCACGCCGTCGCGGGACACTGA
- a CDS encoding NADH-quinone oxidoreductase subunit I produces the protein MPYQIENRPPDLRERMYFPEIIRGIGAVTKHFLRNLFFTRDKNPDILERRRGEFGWADNVTLQYPEERAPYPPGYRGLHRLVPREDGRARCVACYMCATACPAQCIYIEAGEYADDPIEKYPVKFVIDELRCIVCGFCVEACPKDAIRMDSGEHTPPSYERGAQIWDEKRLLRGPPVSYQYDPWLRRGSPSIPAEKLEEMRARARPFSTVATDEYAQTPGFSVRALAQEAKDRAERAK, from the coding sequence ATGCCCTACCAGATCGAGAACCGCCCCCCCGACCTGCGCGAGCGGATGTACTTCCCGGAGATCATCCGGGGCATCGGCGCGGTCACGAAGCACTTCCTCCGGAACCTGTTCTTCACGCGCGACAAGAACCCCGACATCCTCGAGCGCCGCCGCGGCGAGTTCGGATGGGCGGACAACGTGACGCTGCAGTACCCGGAGGAGCGGGCGCCGTATCCCCCCGGCTACCGTGGCCTTCACCGCCTCGTCCCGCGCGAGGACGGGCGGGCCCGCTGTGTCGCCTGCTACATGTGCGCGACCGCCTGCCCGGCGCAGTGCATCTACATCGAGGCCGGCGAGTACGCGGACGATCCGATCGAGAAGTACCCGGTGAAGTTCGTCATCGACGAGCTCCGCTGCATCGTGTGCGGCTTCTGCGTCGAGGCGTGCCCGAAGGACGCCATCCGGATGGACTCGGGCGAGCACACGCCGCCGTCCTACGAGCGCGGCGCCCAGATCTGGGACGAGAAGCGGCTCCTGCGCGGTCCGCCGGTCTCGTACCAGTACGATCCCTGGCTGCGGCGCGGCTCGCCGTCGATCCCGGCAGAGAAGCTCGAGGAGATGCGCGCCCGCGCCCGGCCGTTCTCGACCGTCGCGACGGACGAGTACGCCCAGACGCCCGGCTTCTCCGTCCGGGCGCTGGCGCAGGAGGCGAAGGACCGCGCCGAGCGCGCGAAGTAA
- a CDS encoding outer membrane beta-barrel protein: MKNVLRSAVVLAALLVSTTALAQGHRARGGSGLSNAAVLLGFEDGGPESGLALRGDVEFMPTRVGPNANLSLVVSLGFTHFGDSFYFRDGYGDVREQWSWNLFKLLPAARLSFDVAPRFGFYGDAGLGLYVGTFSHEYDYRYAGFAEDYSDSELGLAMRLAGGARFAVTPSFELGAELGVNPYFAGDYDDTTLSAMLLASFRL; encoded by the coding sequence ATGAAGAACGTGCTCCGCTCCGCGGTCGTCCTTGCCGCGCTCCTCGTCTCCACCACCGCCCTCGCGCAGGGCCACCGGGCGCGCGGCGGCAGCGGCCTCAGCAACGCCGCGGTGCTCCTCGGGTTCGAGGACGGCGGCCCCGAGAGCGGCCTCGCGCTCCGCGGCGACGTGGAGTTCATGCCCACGCGCGTCGGGCCGAACGCGAACCTGTCGCTCGTCGTGTCGCTCGGCTTCACCCACTTCGGCGACTCGTTCTACTTCCGCGACGGCTACGGCGACGTGCGCGAGCAGTGGAGCTGGAACCTGTTCAAGCTGCTGCCGGCGGCGCGGCTCTCCTTCGACGTGGCGCCGCGGTTCGGGTTCTACGGCGACGCCGGCCTCGGCCTCTACGTCGGGACGTTCTCGCACGAGTACGACTACCGCTACGCGGGGTTCGCGGAGGACTACTCGGACTCGGAGCTGGGCCTCGCGATGCGCCTCGCCGGCGGCGCGCGGTTCGCCGTCACCCCGAGCTTCGAGCTGGGCGCCGAGCTCGGCGTGAACCCGTACTTCGCGGGCGACTACGACGACACGACGCTCAGCGCGATGCTGCTGGCGTCGTTCCGCCTGTAG
- a CDS encoding MFS transporter, which translates to MANVLKSKRVQVLGVLMLASGMPLGFVFNTFQIFLRSAGVDLKTIGILSAVSLPWSLKFLWAPLVDRYALPRPDRRRSWIVVAQIALALGFFAFAAYAGFALERDAATGRMALAASAAATLGAIALFITLASATQDIALDAYSVEVLEPEEQGPASGLRVMWYRIGMLIAGALAIFSAQWLPWPAVFALLGVLFLASIGLTLWADPPARPASAPRSLAAAVVEPFRTYFGRPQALTVAAFLVLYKFGDNAAGTMVNPFLKDMCFSNAEIGLAVKVIGTAATIAGTGVGAALMSRLGLGRALWVFGVAQAGAIGFYALAAAARAAPLDVALCATLEPISALARGWTYVGIAAEYASQGMGTAALLALILRVCDKRYSATQYALLSSLFGFGRTLSGIPSGFLAERLGYSLFFVSCIALAIPGFLVLQRLAPLHQRDVLASQPAGGTPA; encoded by the coding sequence TTGGCCAACGTCCTCAAGTCGAAGCGCGTCCAGGTGCTCGGCGTCCTCATGCTCGCCTCGGGCATGCCGCTCGGGTTCGTCTTCAACACGTTCCAGATCTTCCTCCGGAGCGCCGGCGTCGACCTGAAGACCATCGGCATCCTCTCGGCCGTGTCGCTCCCCTGGAGCCTCAAGTTCCTGTGGGCGCCGCTCGTGGACCGCTACGCGCTGCCGCGGCCGGATCGCCGCCGCAGCTGGATCGTCGTGGCCCAGATCGCGCTCGCCCTCGGCTTCTTCGCCTTCGCGGCCTACGCGGGCTTCGCCCTGGAGCGCGATGCGGCCACCGGCCGGATGGCGCTCGCCGCGAGCGCCGCGGCGACGCTCGGCGCCATCGCGCTCTTCATCACCCTCGCCTCGGCGACCCAGGACATCGCGCTGGACGCGTACTCGGTCGAGGTGCTCGAGCCGGAGGAGCAGGGCCCGGCGAGCGGCCTGCGGGTCATGTGGTACCGCATCGGGATGCTGATCGCGGGGGCGCTCGCGATCTTCTCGGCGCAGTGGCTGCCCTGGCCGGCCGTGTTCGCCCTGCTGGGCGTCCTGTTCCTCGCGTCGATCGGCCTGACGCTGTGGGCCGATCCCCCCGCGCGGCCGGCCTCGGCGCCGCGCTCGCTCGCGGCCGCGGTCGTCGAGCCGTTCCGGACCTACTTCGGCCGTCCGCAGGCCCTCACGGTGGCCGCCTTCCTCGTGCTCTACAAGTTCGGCGACAACGCCGCGGGCACGATGGTGAACCCGTTCCTGAAGGACATGTGCTTCTCGAACGCCGAGATCGGGCTCGCCGTGAAGGTGATCGGCACGGCCGCCACGATCGCCGGCACGGGGGTCGGCGCCGCGCTCATGTCGCGCCTCGGCCTCGGGCGGGCGCTGTGGGTGTTCGGCGTCGCGCAGGCCGGCGCGATCGGCTTCTACGCGCTCGCCGCCGCCGCTCGCGCGGCGCCGCTCGACGTGGCGCTCTGCGCCACCCTCGAGCCCATCTCGGCGCTCGCCCGCGGCTGGACCTACGTGGGCATCGCCGCCGAGTACGCCTCCCAGGGCATGGGCACGGCCGCGCTGCTCGCGCTCATCCTGCGCGTCTGCGACAAGCGCTACAGCGCCACGCAGTACGCGCTCCTCTCCAGCCTCTTCGGCTTCGGCCGGACGCTCTCCGGGATCCCCAGCGGCTTCCTCGCCGAGCGGCTGGGGTACTCGCTGTTCTTCGTCTCCTGCATCGCGCTGGCGATCCCCGGCTTCCTGGTGCTCCAGCGCCTCGCGCCGCTCCACCAGCGCGACGTGCTCGCGTCGCAGCCCGCGGGCGGCACGCCGGCCTGA
- a CDS encoding IS4 family transposase — MTRHDIGRADFLRDELRAADFNDERLTRRLSAIATSLAADPSSSFPEAAADDAALEGTYRFFNNPKVTPERCLGPHVRRTIERAAVLRRVFVVHDTSQFNFGLFPRKGLGRVGRGRSYGFFGHFALAVAADGSRLPLGVLGLHTLSRTEKAKRLKHGKNQENPDNSSLRWRALFDETNAALAGKASAVHVMDREGDNYALFSHMVAAEARFVVRLATDRRLPRPPNQDTDGEHTTVTSAMRDAPVLAEREVPLATRRRQQMPSTRKRHPARISRVAKLQVSAGQVTIPRPVTSNRSPHAQLTLNLVHVAEVDTPPNSEPVEWWLWTNESVATTDDVLAVVDTYRARWVIEEFFKSLKTGCSIEKRQLESGAALLNALAVLASVAWRLLALRTLARDASDAPAATALTSVQVKCLRFAYKKRRKRELPESLTVREAMLAVAALGGHLVSNGDPGWQVLGRGFEKLLSIEEGYFLALETARGEM, encoded by the coding sequence GTGACTCGCCACGACATTGGACGGGCTGATTTTCTGCGCGACGAGCTCCGCGCCGCGGACTTCAATGACGAACGGCTGACGAGGCGCCTTTCGGCGATTGCGACCTCGCTGGCGGCGGACCCATCGAGCAGCTTTCCCGAGGCGGCGGCGGACGACGCGGCGCTCGAGGGCACCTACCGCTTCTTCAACAATCCGAAGGTCACGCCCGAGCGGTGCCTCGGGCCGCACGTCCGCCGCACCATCGAACGCGCTGCCGTTCTCCGGCGGGTTTTCGTCGTCCACGACACGAGCCAGTTCAACTTCGGCCTGTTCCCCCGGAAGGGCCTCGGCCGCGTGGGCCGTGGCCGGAGCTACGGATTCTTCGGCCACTTCGCGCTGGCCGTCGCCGCCGACGGCAGTCGCCTGCCGCTCGGCGTCCTCGGTCTCCACACCCTCTCGCGCACCGAGAAGGCGAAGCGGCTCAAGCACGGGAAGAACCAGGAAAATCCGGACAACTCGTCCCTTCGATGGAGGGCGCTGTTCGACGAGACGAATGCCGCGCTCGCAGGAAAGGCGTCCGCGGTGCATGTCATGGATCGCGAGGGCGACAACTACGCCCTGTTCTCGCACATGGTTGCCGCCGAGGCGCGCTTCGTGGTTCGGCTGGCGACGGATCGACGGCTTCCACGTCCGCCGAATCAAGACACCGACGGTGAACACACCACCGTGACGTCCGCGATGCGAGACGCCCCGGTTCTTGCGGAGAGAGAGGTGCCACTCGCGACCCGTCGGCGGCAGCAGATGCCGTCAACCCGCAAGCGCCATCCGGCTCGTATCAGCCGCGTCGCGAAGCTCCAGGTCAGCGCCGGGCAGGTCACCATCCCGCGCCCCGTCACGTCCAACCGCAGTCCCCATGCGCAGCTCACCTTGAATCTCGTTCACGTGGCGGAGGTGGACACTCCGCCGAACAGTGAACCCGTCGAGTGGTGGCTCTGGACGAACGAGAGTGTAGCGACAACCGACGACGTGCTGGCAGTGGTCGACACGTACCGTGCTCGTTGGGTGATCGAGGAGTTCTTCAAGTCGCTCAAGACCGGTTGCAGCATCGAGAAGCGTCAACTCGAGTCCGGCGCTGCGCTCCTGAATGCGCTGGCAGTCCTCGCCTCGGTTGCCTGGCGACTGCTGGCGTTGCGAACGCTGGCGCGAGATGCAAGCGACGCCCCTGCCGCGACGGCGCTCACTTCCGTCCAAGTGAAATGCCTGCGGTTCGCCTACAAGAAGCGACGGAAACGGGAGCTCCCCGAGTCGCTCACCGTGCGAGAGGCGATGCTCGCCGTCGCCGCCTTGGGCGGACACCTCGTCTCGAACGGCGACCCGGGCTGGCAGGTGCTCGGGCGAGGTTTCGAGAAGCTGCTCAGCATCGAGGAGGGCTACTTCCTCGCCCTCGAAACGGCGCGCGGCGAGATGTGA